In the Oceanispirochaeta sp. M1 genome, one interval contains:
- a CDS encoding AraC family transcriptional regulator, which yields MSREQFELPLPEMPRLSHFGFSDSMEKCNFGSHYHFGYELIYVSRGSADIELFKGKPPVHLEEDDLCIVSPSAVHEFIYDHQVLSFYWMGFQTGLKIAVSEGHMIPPYQLLRREKSKTVQFQEIYNNEIDGIVGEFNIEDFHIFRKAPGFLPLFESIKKELHWIDPYSSQIIYQKILEIFIRIARLLQSEVRSENKGIAYVRNYIEAHCRESINLGELSCRAGYSQEHLSRYFKDTFGKTPKQYHNEKRLNAARQFLTARGSVQDAAVYCGFNSSSYFSSWFRGLTGTSPKNY from the coding sequence ATGTCTAGGGAACAATTTGAACTGCCCCTGCCTGAAATGCCCAGACTCAGTCATTTTGGATTTTCCGATTCCATGGAGAAATGTAACTTTGGCTCCCATTATCACTTTGGCTATGAATTAATATATGTCAGCAGAGGATCTGCTGATATTGAGTTGTTTAAAGGTAAACCTCCAGTACATCTGGAAGAGGATGATTTATGCATAGTCTCTCCCAGTGCTGTACATGAATTTATTTATGATCATCAAGTTCTATCGTTCTACTGGATGGGATTTCAGACAGGTCTGAAGATTGCTGTTTCTGAGGGGCATATGATCCCGCCATATCAACTCCTGAGAAGAGAAAAAAGTAAGACTGTTCAATTCCAGGAGATATACAACAATGAAATTGATGGTATCGTTGGAGAATTCAATATAGAGGACTTCCATATCTTCAGAAAAGCACCCGGTTTTTTACCACTCTTTGAATCAATTAAGAAAGAGCTGCATTGGATCGACCCCTATTCTTCACAGATCATTTATCAGAAAATCCTTGAGATTTTTATTCGAATTGCCCGATTGCTGCAGTCCGAAGTCAGGTCAGAAAATAAGGGGATTGCTTATGTGCGGAACTACATAGAAGCTCATTGCCGGGAGTCCATTAATTTAGGAGAACTTTCATGTAGAGCCGGATATTCACAGGAGCATTTATCCCGGTATTTCAAGGATACATTTGGAAAAACACCAAAACAATATCATAACGAAAAGCGTTTAAATGCTGCCAGGCAATTTTTGACTGCCAGGGGTTCTGTTCAGGATGCTGCTGTCTATTGCGGTTTCAATTCAAGTTCCTATTTCAGCAGCTGGTTCCGTGGATTAACAGGAACTTCCCCCAAAAATTACTGA
- a CDS encoding ABC transporter permease → MLEWISKNNPFKKQMLLSILVMLCLFLSFTAPGFFTIDNFLNVLRNTSMQGIIAFGMTMVMIAGEIDLSVGSTVAFTGCLTAWIVKALLALGVGAPLAVCCGILGALTVGYLLGVFSASVRNRFNVPTFIITLALMTALSGFANLITGGFPIVPFPMWFNFIGGGYVLGIPVPAIMLVVVFFIVNFIMTSTTFGRAVYAIGGNMEAARLSGIKVANIKMAVMGLTSMLMAVAGIMVSSQIMSGTASTARGWELDVISAVVIGGTSMNGGSGSVKGTFIGVIFLGVVVNGMTLMNINEYWQYVVKGFLILGAVLLNVVQENRKLNSVADSKNDNNIKSAVIG, encoded by the coding sequence ATGCTGGAATGGATATCAAAAAACAACCCCTTTAAGAAACAGATGCTGCTTTCCATATTGGTTATGCTTTGTCTTTTTCTATCTTTTACAGCCCCGGGGTTCTTTACAATCGACAACTTTCTGAATGTACTCAGAAATACTTCAATGCAGGGAATTATCGCTTTTGGTATGACAATGGTTATGATTGCCGGAGAAATTGACCTTAGTGTAGGTTCTACTGTAGCTTTTACCGGTTGCTTAACAGCCTGGATCGTCAAGGCATTATTGGCTTTGGGAGTCGGGGCTCCGCTGGCAGTTTGTTGCGGAATCCTGGGCGCCCTGACTGTGGGCTACCTTTTAGGTGTATTCAGTGCTTCTGTCAGAAATCGCTTTAATGTACCTACATTTATTATCACTCTGGCGTTGATGACAGCCCTGTCAGGATTTGCAAATCTTATTACAGGCGGTTTTCCCATCGTTCCTTTTCCCATGTGGTTTAACTTCATCGGGGGAGGGTATGTTCTTGGAATTCCTGTCCCTGCCATTATGCTGGTAGTTGTTTTCTTTATAGTCAATTTCATTATGACGTCCACAACCTTTGGACGAGCAGTTTATGCAATTGGTGGCAATATGGAAGCGGCCCGCTTGAGTGGAATAAAAGTTGCTAATATCAAAATGGCAGTCATGGGTTTGACTTCAATGTTGATGGCTGTTGCAGGCATCATGGTCTCTTCGCAGATTATGTCAGGTACGGCATCAACGGCCAGAGGGTGGGAGCTTGATGTTATTTCTGCTGTTGTTATTGGTGGAACCAGTATGAACGGAGGAAGCGGTTCGGTTAAAGGAACTTTTATTGGTGTCATTTTCCTCGGTGTTGTCGTTAATGGTATGACTCTGATGAATATTAATGAGTATTGGCAATATGTAGTAAAAGGATTCCTTATATTGGGTGCTGTTCTACTGAATGTGGTTCAGGAGAATAGAAAGCTGAACAGTGTGGCAGATTCCAAAAATGATAATAATATTAAATCAGCTGTCATAGGATAG
- a CDS encoding sugar ABC transporter ATP-binding protein yields MEKFKLQTECLRKVYPGTVALDDFTVGFDGGKVHAIIGKNGSGKSTLIKIISGAINPTSGILRVDGLEVKMDTPLDAFDKGIATVYQELSLIPDLTVAENILLGRLVKTDGLIPRIDWKASYAKAQRILDEMEVDISVDQAVKYLSVGQQQVIEIAKAMSYKPLVLMLDEPTSALAAHEVNSLFTVIRKLKEKGVAILYISHRLQELNEIADTVTVIRDGHFIGKIDMQDASSEQIVHMMFGDVEQKHRPSDLKIEDETVLEVKGLSDNRHFSDISFSVKKGEILGIAGMLGSGRTELLRSIFGADKLQEGSIIFNGREITNPDPVLMKSLGMGLTPENRKEEGLVQVLSTNENLCLASLDRIGGRGGYINRKMEEPYIKGPIEKLHALVPRADLPVSSLSGGNQQKIVVGNWLNTNPQLMIYDEPSRGIDVQAKQQIFQIMWDLSREGISSLVVSSELEELLEICHRILIMRQGRIIDQVKPEDLRIEQLYAMCMEA; encoded by the coding sequence ATGGAAAAATTTAAGCTGCAGACAGAATGTCTGCGCAAGGTCTACCCCGGTACGGTTGCGCTGGATGACTTTACCGTCGGATTCGACGGCGGTAAAGTACATGCCATTATTGGAAAAAACGGATCGGGAAAAAGTACTCTGATAAAGATAATTTCAGGTGCAATTAACCCGACCAGCGGAATCCTCCGGGTCGATGGTTTAGAAGTAAAAATGGATACACCACTTGATGCATTTGATAAGGGAATTGCAACCGTATACCAGGAGCTGAGTCTTATCCCGGATTTGACTGTTGCAGAAAATATCCTTCTGGGGAGATTGGTAAAAACAGATGGACTTATTCCCCGTATTGATTGGAAGGCATCATATGCTAAAGCTCAGCGTATTCTGGATGAAATGGAAGTAGATATTTCTGTTGATCAGGCTGTTAAGTATTTAAGTGTCGGGCAGCAGCAGGTAATTGAAATTGCAAAAGCCATGAGTTATAAACCTCTGGTTCTCATGCTGGACGAACCAACTTCTGCTTTGGCTGCTCATGAGGTGAACAGCTTATTTACAGTTATTAGAAAATTAAAAGAGAAGGGAGTAGCTATACTCTATATTTCTCACAGATTACAGGAATTGAATGAAATAGCGGATACAGTGACAGTCATTCGAGATGGTCATTTTATCGGTAAAATAGATATGCAGGATGCCAGTTCCGAACAGATTGTTCATATGATGTTTGGAGATGTTGAACAGAAGCACAGGCCATCGGATCTCAAAATTGAAGATGAAACTGTTCTGGAAGTGAAGGGCCTATCTGATAACAGACATTTTTCTGATATTAGTTTTTCTGTCAAAAAAGGGGAAATCCTTGGAATTGCAGGAATGCTGGGCTCCGGGAGAACAGAGCTGCTCCGTTCCATTTTCGGTGCTGATAAACTTCAGGAAGGTTCCATCATTTTCAATGGAAGAGAAATTACAAATCCTGATCCGGTTCTCATGAAATCTTTGGGTATGGGACTGACTCCGGAAAATCGAAAAGAAGAAGGACTTGTTCAGGTATTAAGTACCAATGAGAATCTCTGTCTTGCCTCTCTGGACAGGATCGGAGGTCGAGGTGGTTACATCAACAGAAAAATGGAGGAGCCTTATATTAAGGGTCCCATTGAAAAACTGCATGCCCTGGTTCCCAGGGCTGATCTTCCTGTTTCCTCCCTGAGTGGTGGGAATCAGCAGAAAATAGTGGTTGGAAACTGGTTGAATACCAATCCCCAACTGATGATCTACGATGAACCCTCCAGAGGGATTGATGTCCAGGCCAAGCAGCAGATTTTTCAGATTATGTGGGATCTGAGTCGGGAGGGAATTTCATCCCTTGTTGTTTCTTCAGAGCTGGAAGAGCTGTTGGAGATCTGCCATAGAATATTAATTATGAGACAGGGACGAATCATCGATCAGGTCAAACCGGAAGATCTTAGAATAGAACAATTGTACGCAATGTGTATGGAGGCATAA
- a CDS encoding substrate-binding domain-containing protein — protein MKKLMTAALAVLILSTSVFAEGQKDKGEDKIVIAGIVFQDDQFFNVIQKGMQAAADDLGVELLLANSNNKQDKEMELVNTYIARGVDAIVISPLSESASIAPLKRADDKGIKVITYNSPLGADFPVSYVNSSQSELGSGSGKVARGYIDRNLDGEIQVATLAFKSLLPEISDMRVNGFLNEITDLPGVKVVSQQDAWLAEDALAKAGDILTANPDLDIIYAANDGGTVGAVMAVKNAGKDVVVFGIDASEQLANFLKDESNILQATTGQQPFQIGYQSVEFAVKAIKGEPVEETIIVPGMVLDRAEPAGIEKFLVDLKAITN, from the coding sequence GTGAAAAAACTTATGACGGCTGCATTGGCAGTACTCATCCTCAGTACATCTGTATTTGCTGAGGGACAAAAGGACAAAGGCGAAGACAAGATTGTTATAGCAGGGATTGTATTTCAGGATGATCAGTTTTTCAATGTTATTCAGAAAGGGATGCAGGCGGCTGCAGATGACCTTGGAGTGGAACTGCTTCTAGCCAACAGTAATAATAAGCAGGATAAGGAAATGGAACTGGTCAATACTTATATTGCCAGAGGAGTAGACGCTATTGTTATTTCTCCTTTAAGTGAATCTGCTTCCATTGCACCCTTGAAAAGGGCAGATGACAAGGGGATCAAAGTAATAACTTACAACTCTCCCCTTGGTGCAGATTTCCCCGTTTCCTATGTAAACAGCTCCCAGAGTGAGCTCGGTTCTGGTTCTGGAAAAGTGGCCAGAGGCTATATTGATAGAAATCTTGATGGTGAGATACAGGTGGCAACTCTGGCCTTTAAATCTCTTTTACCCGAAATTTCAGACATGAGGGTGAATGGTTTTCTTAATGAAATCACAGACCTACCCGGTGTTAAAGTTGTATCCCAGCAGGATGCATGGTTGGCTGAGGATGCTCTGGCAAAAGCAGGAGATATACTTACTGCTAACCCTGATCTGGATATCATTTATGCTGCCAATGACGGAGGAACTGTTGGAGCCGTAATGGCTGTCAAGAATGCCGGTAAAGATGTCGTTGTATTTGGAATCGATGCTAGTGAACAGTTGGCAAATTTTCTTAAGGATGAGTCCAATATCCTTCAGGCAACTACTGGTCAGCAGCCTTTTCAGATTGGATACCAGAGTGTTGAGTTTGCAGTGAAGGCCATAAAAGGTGAACCTGTTGAAGAGACTATCATTGTACCTGGTATGGTATTGGATAGAGCAGAACCTGCCGGAATTGAAAAATTTCTTGTAGACCTCAAGGCCATAACAAACTAA
- a CDS encoding sigma-54 dependent transcriptional regulator encodes MNIEDKILLIDDEEGLRYGLKTYLSRKGFQVFDGENRSDAVKLLKTHLFSIAILDIRLKNEENGLDIIDLLRDKNPDIIILIVTGFAHLDTAVAAIRKGANDYLEKPLENERVLDSIIKNSEISKLRKENHLLKNELKNTTLPGRIITESHKIKEILRNADKVKNLAPNILITGESGTGKEILARYIHYSGNRKDNLFVGLNSAAFSDGLLLSELFGHRKGAFTGAIDNKTGKLEMAHKGTFFLDEVGDMNLDIQAKFLRVLEERTFEPLGGNNTISVDIHIIAATNKNLAEMIAQGKFREDLFYRLNVINFHLPPLRERKEDLEGLSFNFIDFFNRQYRKNIQPLSGRVLHTLNRHDWPGNIRELKNVINQAVLLADRDIVTDESIRSLIGSKDLPLNSKSSEGEDLLPQLLNAGTLQERLAPLTQFYEKKLLLESMSKNKNNKTKTAEELGLSRKTIARKLQYYDIHL; translated from the coding sequence ATGAATATTGAAGACAAAATACTTCTTATTGATGATGAAGAGGGTTTACGCTACGGTTTGAAGACTTATCTGAGTAGAAAAGGATTTCAAGTCTTTGATGGAGAAAACAGATCAGATGCGGTAAAGCTGCTCAAAACACATTTATTCAGCATTGCCATTCTGGATATCCGCCTGAAGAACGAAGAAAACGGCCTGGATATAATAGATCTTCTCAGAGATAAAAATCCTGATATCATCATACTGATTGTAACAGGATTTGCTCATCTGGATACAGCAGTAGCCGCTATCAGAAAAGGAGCCAATGACTATCTTGAAAAACCCCTTGAGAATGAAAGAGTATTGGACTCCATCATAAAAAACAGTGAAATTTCTAAACTGAGGAAAGAGAATCATCTATTAAAAAATGAATTGAAAAATACGACTCTGCCGGGAAGGATTATCACAGAAAGTCATAAAATAAAGGAAATCCTCAGAAATGCAGATAAAGTAAAAAACCTTGCACCCAATATCCTTATAACCGGAGAAAGCGGAACGGGTAAGGAGATTCTTGCCAGGTATATCCATTATTCAGGTAATAGAAAAGATAACCTTTTTGTCGGATTAAACAGTGCTGCCTTTTCTGACGGCCTGTTATTGAGTGAATTATTCGGTCATAGGAAAGGGGCTTTCACAGGGGCTATAGATAATAAAACCGGGAAACTGGAGATGGCTCATAAGGGGACGTTTTTTCTGGATGAAGTGGGTGATATGAACCTGGATATTCAGGCTAAATTTCTAAGAGTCCTGGAAGAAAGAACTTTTGAACCTCTCGGTGGGAATAATACAATCAGTGTGGATATTCATATTATCGCTGCAACAAATAAAAATTTGGCGGAAATGATCGCTCAGGGAAAATTCAGAGAAGACTTATTCTATCGACTAAATGTTATCAATTTTCATCTCCCCCCCCTGAGAGAGAGAAAGGAAGATCTCGAGGGACTAAGTTTTAATTTTATTGATTTTTTCAATCGTCAATATCGAAAAAATATTCAACCTCTTTCAGGAAGAGTTCTGCACACACTGAACAGGCATGACTGGCCGGGAAATATCAGGGAGTTGAAGAATGTTATCAATCAGGCCGTCCTGCTCGCGGACAGAGATATTGTTACTGATGAAAGTATCAGGTCTCTTATAGGAAGCAAGGATTTGCCTCTTAATTCAAAATCTTCCGAGGGTGAAGATCTTTTGCCTCAACTCTTAAATGCGGGGACTCTTCAGGAACGACTGGCTCCGCTAACTCAATTCTATGAAAAAAAGCTGCTTCTTGAGTCCATGTCAAAGAATAAAAATAACAAGACAAAAACCGCTGAAGAATTGGGTCTCTCAAGAAAAACAATAGCAAGAAAGCTCCAATACTATGATATCCACTTATAA
- a CDS encoding ATP-binding protein produces MKLITRTNLFLVSLVFFQAFLAYNFLTISLVNFSQKDGYKTIENDLITIRNHYRQFKDQFWRDLIHVDNKWAEGQTKINLDNPDEALPYLMSMIHSDKLDYLIIKNGEKRVGINIRHPFTEFPYEEIPFFEAKWHPTVFNYRSGQSLFMIGTLQLSPGLRVNIIKELNDQFSKDLSYNISAGIILYTGDSAISGTLDPDYYFEKIVQLESLTKASVVDEPFYDIPLYGKSYNIYLSRFDTLIDKETEIKLALFSPNLSMKQRFTSIKNQFLLISIFCVALAMFISLFISKSISKPVQVLGQSMTSLKNGYFPKVKPVNKATEINILFNDFNCMVERIKYNSSQQIALIQEITFLKTYNEQIVESIQEGIAIVDATGHLNLMNRAFYDFCPAIKDMEIPHVREIPFWNEHLEENLNLVKRKDIQNFAYISRNDDGQLIDIRLYPLRNTGYDRATENSCVLMLEDITVKDQVESQLLQLEKLNSLSILTAGVAHEINNPLASIMSNVENLHIDENDLESQTSVTWIKKEIRRIANIIKGLFDFTGSNQKGQTEGLLTSTWPSRVSHYMKYVLKNNPDIQFSIITPELDTNSVIPDDEILQILINIINNAVQALEHQGRIELITEGRQIDDESFLVIKIVDDGPGIQPENIKRIFDPFFTTKPVGKGTGLGLSIVYGLVNNYGGSVNVESSPGKGCTFSLIIPRERRCEG; encoded by the coding sequence ATGAAATTAATCACAAGAACAAATCTCTTTTTAGTCTCTCTGGTATTCTTTCAGGCTTTTCTGGCTTACAACTTTCTAACGATTTCTCTGGTCAATTTTTCTCAGAAAGACGGATATAAAACGATTGAAAATGATTTAATAACCATTAGGAATCATTATCGACAGTTTAAAGACCAATTCTGGCGGGATCTCATCCATGTGGACAACAAATGGGCCGAAGGACAAACAAAGATTAATCTGGATAATCCTGATGAAGCTCTGCCCTATCTGATGTCCATGATTCATTCGGATAAATTGGATTACCTGATAATTAAAAATGGTGAAAAGAGAGTCGGAATCAATATCAGGCATCCATTTACAGAGTTTCCCTATGAGGAGATCCCTTTTTTTGAAGCAAAATGGCATCCCACTGTCTTTAATTACAGGAGTGGGCAGTCACTTTTCATGATCGGTACTCTCCAGTTAAGTCCCGGTCTCAGGGTTAATATTATTAAAGAGCTGAATGACCAGTTTTCTAAGGATCTAAGCTATAATATTTCTGCCGGTATAATTCTCTATACAGGAGATTCAGCAATTTCCGGCACTCTTGATCCTGACTATTATTTTGAAAAAATAGTTCAACTGGAATCTCTTACAAAAGCCTCTGTCGTGGATGAACCATTTTATGATATCCCACTCTACGGTAAGAGCTATAATATTTATCTATCCCGCTTTGATACTCTCATTGATAAGGAAACAGAGATAAAACTGGCCCTCTTTTCACCCAATCTTTCAATGAAGCAAAGATTCACATCCATTAAGAATCAATTTCTTCTTATCAGTATCTTCTGTGTTGCCCTGGCAATGTTTATCAGCCTATTCATTTCCAAATCTATTTCAAAGCCGGTTCAGGTATTAGGACAGTCTATGACATCTTTGAAAAATGGATATTTTCCCAAGGTCAAACCGGTCAATAAAGCAACAGAAATCAATATTTTATTTAACGATTTTAACTGTATGGTAGAGAGAATCAAATACAATTCATCCCAACAGATTGCCCTGATACAGGAAATTACTTTTTTGAAAACCTATAATGAACAGATTGTTGAATCTATACAGGAAGGTATTGCCATTGTCGATGCTACAGGACATTTGAACTTAATGAACAGGGCATTTTATGATTTCTGTCCTGCTATCAAAGACATGGAAATCCCTCATGTCAGGGAGATCCCTTTCTGGAATGAGCATCTGGAAGAAAATCTCAATCTCGTAAAAAGAAAAGATATCCAGAACTTTGCCTATATCAGTAGAAATGATGATGGCCAATTAATCGATATCCGTCTGTACCCTTTAAGAAACACCGGGTACGACAGGGCTACTGAAAATTCATGTGTACTGATGTTGGAAGATATTACAGTGAAAGATCAGGTTGAAAGCCAGCTGCTGCAGTTGGAGAAGCTTAATTCTCTTTCCATTCTTACAGCGGGAGTCGCTCATGAAATAAATAATCCCCTGGCCTCTATTATGTCCAATGTGGAGAATCTTCACATTGATGAAAATGATCTGGAAAGTCAAACTTCTGTAACCTGGATAAAAAAAGAGATTCGCCGGATTGCTAATATTATAAAAGGATTATTTGATTTTACAGGATCAAACCAAAAGGGGCAGACTGAGGGACTCCTTACCAGTACATGGCCCTCTAGGGTAAGCCATTACATGAAATATGTTTTAAAAAATAATCCAGATATTCAGTTCAGTATTATTACACCAGAACTTGATACGAATTCTGTCATTCCTGATGATGAAATTCTTCAGATTCTTATAAACATAATAAATAATGCCGTCCAGGCCTTAGAGCATCAGGGTCGAATTGAGCTGATCACAGAAGGACGACAAATTGATGATGAAAGTTTTTTAGTTATCAAAATAGTTGATGACGGACCCGGTATACAGCCGGAAAATATTAAAAGGATATTTGATCCTTTTTTTACGACTAAGCCAGTGGGGAAGGGGACCGGTCTGGGACTCTCAATAGTTTATGGACTTGTAAACAATTATGGCGGTTCAGTCAATGTGGAAAGCTCGCCGGGAAAAGGCTGTACATTTTCTCTGATAATTCCCAGGGAAAGAAGGTGTGAAGGATGA